A genomic window from Vicinamibacterales bacterium includes:
- a CDS encoding radical SAM protein encodes MHKPIKYVEKGLTVAAKGAWTVFNTLNSIKPNGAFTPKWSELPLQKSWQKVKPPLGWPRETDSLCPNCVREARQSIVDGKQDYKILLNEKVGEIKATITEKDGKIVMIKDCPIHGHFEDVMAMDPAFFKHLEETFPGSDIRSHNDEKLHNHGSSTIKYGRGSVLTIDLTNRCNMMCDPCFMDANQVGFVHELSWDEIKTMLDNAITLKPKRQMSVQFSGGEPTMSPYFLDAVRYAKKVGYNSVQAATNGIEFAKSKEFAKAAFEAGLRYAYLQFDGVGNAANSHRLVGNLFDVKLRAIENLWSAGVDIVPVITIVNGINNEQVGRVVQFALDNPKKINFLSFQPVSFTGRDEDVTPERRAAQRYTLSHLAHDVKNQTGIGEPIRDWFPISFMGTFTDWADLVHGPSAEWGNLTCGCHPNCGIGMAVMIDKETKEAVPVTKFLHADQLAKDLQRVNDAARGRKLSVLGMALALARNYDPFQSPTHFKMSDLMKKFDKTFGATKKSHAGAYGRVGGDRTIDDQEKRRGDRWNFLFIAGMWFQDLFNYDFRRTERCIIPYATQEGEISFCAYNTGIGWRNIIEKMHMTATLTKWYDEHGRHQIYAGGKTVELSSTEHTLVLNADAVAKGKQTDLDELGVAKNAREEKLRAKKQQPGAHAPEDEKMAELYRQHVLKEQPTIKIAGLGGKKKPVQDVVHKNQE; translated from the coding sequence ATGCACAAGCCAATCAAGTACGTTGAGAAGGGGCTCACGGTTGCCGCCAAGGGCGCCTGGACTGTGTTTAATACCCTCAACAGCATCAAGCCGAACGGGGCGTTTACCCCGAAGTGGTCCGAGCTCCCGCTGCAGAAATCATGGCAGAAGGTGAAGCCGCCGCTCGGCTGGCCGCGCGAGACCGATTCGCTGTGCCCCAACTGCGTCCGCGAGGCGCGTCAGTCGATCGTCGACGGCAAGCAGGACTACAAGATTCTTCTGAACGAGAAGGTGGGCGAGATCAAGGCCACCATCACCGAGAAGGACGGCAAGATCGTCATGATCAAGGACTGCCCGATCCACGGGCATTTCGAAGACGTCATGGCCATGGACCCGGCGTTCTTCAAGCACCTCGAAGAGACCTTCCCGGGCAGCGACATCCGCTCGCACAACGACGAGAAGCTCCACAATCACGGCAGCTCGACGATCAAGTACGGCCGCGGCTCGGTCCTCACCATCGACCTGACCAACCGCTGCAACATGATGTGCGACCCGTGCTTCATGGACGCCAACCAGGTCGGTTTCGTCCATGAGCTCAGCTGGGACGAGATCAAGACGATGCTCGACAACGCCATCACGCTGAAGCCGAAGCGCCAGATGTCGGTCCAGTTCTCCGGCGGCGAGCCGACGATGTCGCCGTACTTCCTCGACGCGGTGCGCTACGCGAAGAAGGTCGGCTACAACTCGGTTCAGGCGGCGACCAACGGCATCGAGTTCGCCAAGAGCAAGGAATTCGCGAAGGCGGCGTTCGAGGCCGGCCTGCGTTACGCCTATCTGCAGTTCGACGGCGTCGGCAACGCCGCCAACTCGCATCGTCTCGTCGGCAACCTGTTCGACGTCAAGCTGCGCGCGATCGAGAACCTGTGGTCGGCCGGCGTCGACATCGTGCCGGTCATCACGATCGTCAACGGCATCAACAACGAGCAGGTCGGCCGCGTCGTCCAGTTCGCGCTCGACAATCCGAAGAAGATCAACTTCCTGTCGTTCCAGCCGGTGTCGTTCACGGGCCGCGACGAGGACGTGACGCCCGAGCGCCGCGCCGCGCAGCGCTATACCTTGTCCCATTTGGCGCACGACGTGAAGAACCAGACCGGCATCGGCGAGCCGATTCGTGACTGGTTCCCGATCTCGTTCATGGGCACGTTCACCGACTGGGCGGACCTGGTGCACGGACCGTCGGCGGAGTGGGGCAACCTGACGTGCGGCTGCCACCCGAACTGCGGCATCGGCATGGCGGTGATGATCGACAAGGAAACGAAGGAGGCCGTTCCGGTCACCAAGTTCCTGCACGCCGATCAGCTCGCCAAGGACCTCCAGCGCGTCAACGACGCGGCGCGCGGCCGCAAGCTGTCGGTGCTCGGCATGGCCCTGGCACTGGCGCGCAACTACGATCCGTTCCAGTCGCCGACCCACTTCAAGATGTCGGACTTGATGAAGAAGTTCGACAAGACGTTCGGCGCGACGAAGAAGTCGCACGCGGGCGCCTATGGCCGCGTCGGCGGGGACCGCACGATCGACGATCAGGAGAAGCGCCGCGGCGACCGCTGGAACTTCCTGTTCATCGCCGGCATGTGGTTCCAGGATCTGTTCAACTACGACTTCCGCCGCACGGAGCGCTGCATCATTCCGTACGCGACGCAGGAAGGGGAGATCAGCTTCTGCGCGTACAACACCGGTATCGGCTGGCGCAACATCATCGAGAAGATGCACATGACTGCCACGCTGACCAAGTGGTACGACGAGCACGGCCGGCACCAGATCTACGCGGGCGGCAAGACGGTGGAGCTGTCGTCGACCGAGCACACCCTGGTGCTCAACGCCGACGCGGTCGCCAAGGGCAAGCAGACCGACCTCGACGAGCTGGGCGTGGCCAAGAACGCGCGCGAGGAAAAGCTGCGCGCCAAGAAGCAGCAGCCCGGCGCGCATGCGCCCGAGGACGAGAAGATGGCGGAGCTCTATCGCCAGCACGTCCTCAAGGAGCAGCCGACGATCAAGATAGCCGGTCTGGGAGGCAAGAAGAAGCCGGTCCAGGACGTCGTGCACAAGAACCAGGAATAA